From Melospiza melodia melodia isolate bMelMel2 chromosome 2, bMelMel2.pri, whole genome shotgun sequence:
CCTGTTTTGTACTGGAAAggaacaaaaatattttgttcCCATGAGGGCTatggttttttcccattttccagtgTTTGAACTCTTTTGTTTCTTAAGCAAATTTTCCATATTAGAGTGTTGATATTTTTCATTTGTCTGTTATTCTATTGGTTTTCTACTGACTTCAACAAAACTACCCTTGATTTACATCAATAAGAGGATGTGAAcatgttggagtgagtccagaggagtaTTATCaagatgattagagggatggGACACCTCTCCTACAGAtatgggctgggagagctggggttgttcagcctgaagaagagaagggtccagggagaccttaaagcaccttccagtacctaaaagggATATTTACAAAAAAAGACTGGAGAGGGAGTTTTTAGaggggcatgtagtgacaggataaggaggaatggctttaaactgaaagaaagtaggtttagattaggcattaggaaaaaattcttccctgtgaggatgttgaggctggcacaggttgcccaggaaagttgtggatgtcccacctCTCAAAGTgctcagggccaggttggatggggctttgagcagcatggtctggtggaaggtgtccctgtccatggcagagcaCGGGGATTGGCTGGAAATAGATGATATTTAAAGAACCCTTCTAATGCAAACCatattgtgattctgtgattttaagaAGGTTTTCAATCTTTTATCTCATTTAGAGTACTAAGTTTTGTTGATATTTGGGGTAGGTGAATGTTGCAGCATCTGATCTATATGAtttgatagattttttttctttctttttcagtttgtgggaaatatctgaaagctaCTTTAAATACCCAATTGTGGAGCAGTACCTGAAGACAAAAAAGAATTCCAAGTGCTTAATAATTAAATACATTACGTGCCGTTTGCTAACACTAGTAATTATTTTCATTGCATGCCTCTATCTGGGCTACTACATCCGCCTCTCCTCTCTGAGTGATGAGTTTCTTTGCACTATCAAAACTGGGATCCTTAAGAATGACACAACTGTTCCAGAAGTGGTTCAGTGCAAGCTTATTGCTGTTGGTGTCTTCAAGGTACTCAGCTATATTAACCTGATAGTCTATCTGATGGTGATGCCCCTGGTAGTGTATGCAATGTTTGTTCCATGGAGGTGGAATTCAGGTGTTCTCAAAGTGTATGAAATCTTGCCAACTTTTGATGTTCTGAAACTTAAGTCAAATCATTTTGATGACTTAAGCCTTTACCTCCTCTTTCTTGAGGAAAATGTGAGTGAACTTAAATCATATAAATGCCTTAAAGTGCTGGAGAACATTGCAGTTTCTGAGAAGTTTGATGTCATGCAGCTTTTGGTAAACCTTGGTACTATTAAGACTGATACCATAGATGGGAAGCCAGGGACTGCTGAGTTGGAGAAGCCTGAAGAAACAACTACAGAAGAGCTGGAAAAAGATGCATCAGAGTTACAAGGTAAGCTATCTAGATGTGTATTCCTACCAAAACCTTATTAATATATTCTGTAAGGTAATTCTGCTTAGTCCTTGCTCTGTTGCCTGCTGTGTAAGTGCTATAACTTCAGAAGAATGTGGTGGTGTAAGTGTGTGGCACATCTGAACCCTGGGTTGTTTGTTGGGTTGGTGGTCCTTGCTGACATCTCTGCTCTGGCACTAACAGGCTTCAGCTGTTTGAGCTTTACCTGCCTGAGACCCCCTGCTCAGCAGGAGAGCTCTAGGCTGGGTTGTGCTTGAAGCAGCTCCAGTGAGAAAGCTGGTGGGTTCAGGACTTTTCTTCAGAAGCTGGCTCCAAAGTGCAgcaattgctgctgctgcttctattCAGGCTTTGGCAGAAGTCATGGGTGCATATAAAAATAAGTCTGATGCTCAGAAATGCtgctggcagaggagcaggaaatGACAAAAGAAGGGAAGTGGGACTGGGGTCAGTGAACATGCTCCTCTTCCTGCTTTCATAGAGAGCAAGGAAAATTGACTGTAAAGAGATTTTTATCAAAATGGTCCAAGTCAGTCTGGATTGGTGCAATATCCCATCAGTTTGCAGACATGGTCACCTTGAGCAATCACTCATATACAATACAGTCTAGGATTCTGTCCTAAAAAATGTGGCATATCTTAATTGTGAAACCAGTTCCTTCCTCAAGTGCAGAATTAGAGAAGCCAAATGTCCAGGGAGAGGTATAAACCAAAAGTGATGATGATTTAAAATATTTAGAAGTTTACCTGAGTATGTGAGCACAATGCAGAGAGAAAGTTAAAGAACTATTTTAAAGGTAGGAAAAGAATAAATCTATTCTCTCTTCAGAAAGCTATGGCCTGTAATTAATAAAAAAGAGGCATCAGTACCCAGGGGTTAGCTGTTCCTGTACTTGAGTCAAGCAGTTGTGGTaggctgagatttggagaagtcAACTTATACAACAGGAGAATTCAGAACAAACAAGCAGAATTCTTTTTGAACCAGAAGAACCCCTTTTGGCAGCCATCTCTTGTGCAGCAGCTTGGAGTAATTCTGACAGCATTTAGTTTTCCTTTTAAATCTGTCCAGTTTTGAAATGACAGGTGGGTTTGGAAGTGAAATATAAAAGCCTGAGGTGGAGATCTGGGCTCAAGGAGCTGAAAAGTTAATAGAAAATATGACTCATTTTTATCTGAAAGCAGAATGTTTGAGATTGTTTTCACCTCATGAAAACACTTCAAAGATCTATTTCTGTCCAGATCAGAACAAGCTAATGCTTGAAGCGCTGTTAAAATGGATTGCAGAAAGAAGCTGCTGTGTTTGTGACCAGCTCAGACTGGTGTGGCCCCTCTCCTTCTGCCTGGGGACAGCTGCAGGCTCCACACCCATCAGCAAAGCTTCACCCACACCTCATCATCTTTTCCTCTGTCCCTTGTGGTGTCAGCATGTTTttatgaggggctgtgctggcagagcagtgGCACGTGCTGGCTCTGGCAGAGCGACGTGCAGGGCGCCCTGGTGCTGGGCGTGGGGACCGGAGGCGGCTCGGGACAGCCGGCAGTGCAGCACAGGCAGGGTGGCACTTCCTTTGTGCCCC
This genomic window contains:
- the PANX1 gene encoding pannexin-1 isoform X1 — translated: MAIAHIATEYVFSDFLLKEPPETRYKGLRLELALDKIVTCIAVGLPLLLISLAFAQEVSIGAQISCFAPSSFSWRQAAYVDSYCWAAVQQKQPSHNNLENIPLSLHKFFPYILLLVAILLYLPCLFWRFTAAPHLSSDLKFIMEELDKAYNRAIKAANSIRSGDPRDPADLIPAASENLTQSLWEISESYFKYPIVEQYLKTKKNSKCLIIKYITCRLLTLVIIFIACLYLGYYIRLSSLSDEFLCTIKTGILKNDTTVPEVVQCKLIAVGVFKVLSYINLIVYLMVMPLVVYAMFVPWRWNSGVLKVYEILPTFDVLKLKSNHFDDLSLYLLFLEENVSELKSYKCLKVLENIAVSEKFDVMQLLVNLGTIKTDTIDGKPGTAELEKPEETTTEELEKDASELQVLTDRDASGSANTREDKRLRQRLVDSSC